The genomic DNA TTGCAATCTTTAGTTTTGGTGCGTGGGCAGGTGCTTCTCGTGGTGGTGTGATTGTGGGATTAGCTGCATGCGGTGTGATGATGAGCATTGTGGGAACAGCTGCTGATCTGATGCAAGACTTCAAGACCGGGTACCTGACTCTGGCCTCACCAAGGTCCATGTTCATCAGCCAGGTGATAGGCACCGCCATGGGCTGTGTTATTGCCCCCTGCATCTTCTGGTTGTTTTACAAGTCATTTGATGTTGGAGCAAGCGATGGCGCTTACCCAGCACCTTACACCATTATGTACCGTAACATGGCGATCATGGGTGTGGATGGTTTGTCCCTTCCAAAGCACTGCCTCACCTTATGCTACATATTCTTTGTGGTTTCCTTCGCGATCAACTTGATCAAGGACCTGGTGCCGAAGAAGGTGGCAAAGTTCATCCCCATCCCCATGGCAGTTGCAATTCCTTTCTACATCGGCGCATTCTTCACTATTGATATGTTCTTGGGCTGTACAATACTATTCATTTGGGAATGGAAAAACAAAGCTGAAGCAGACTCGTTGGGACCAGCAGTTGCAGCAGGTTTCATGTGCGGTGACGGCCTCTGGGCACTACCAGAGGCTGTTCTCTCTCTTGCAAATGTGAAACCTCCCATTTGCATGAAGTTTTTATCGAGGTCTGTGAATGCCAAAGTGGACTCCTTCCTTGAGAACTAGTTAGTGCTAGTTTGGTATAGAATTATCTTTCTTTCATAGTAGAAGTGGTCAAATAATTCTATTATGTTCAAGCAATGAAGCAGACAAGCACAATTGGAGCAGTTGACTGATTTGCTTGGCACTGCAATTGTCTGGTTCCTATCTCTGGAATTTCATTTTCGTGGCACATTGTTAAGCTAGGTCTTTAGGTACGGCCGAATCTGATAGAGATCAGGCTTCTGAACGAATAAATGAGCGTTTGGGGGGCTGAGTCTGAAACAGGAACGGCCATCTATGATACGTACCTGCACCCCGTCTACGGCGTCATCGGCTTCGTGGGCGAGTTGTTCCTGtggggcggggcgggcggcgctgcctTCCACTTCGCCAGGGGGCTCCGCGCCGCGCCCAGCGGCGCCGCCTGCGCGAACGCGCCCCGCGTCACCGGCACGTTCGCCGCCTACTGCGCCGCGTTCTCCGCCGTCGAGACCGCCGTGTCCCGCGCGCGCGGCAGTGAGGGCTTGTGGTGCTCTGGTGGCGCCGCCGTCTGGGGCCTGCGCGGcatgcggcggggcggcgccccggccgccgcgggagGCGCGCTCCTCGGCGCTGCGGTCCCTCTCGCGCTCTACGTCATCGATCACGCTGGCATGGTGTGGCAAAGCCGCCGCGCTGACGCTGACTCCGTCCTCCTCCAGAAGCGGATGATGGCTCGTGGCCAGCCAACGCCCGTAGCCATCGCCGCGAGCCGGACGGGCAGCTCGCACCGCCGAGGAGCCCACATCTGAGATACTCTACGGCAAACACAAAAAATTAGAATTAGGGAAAGGCATTATTTAGGCAACAAACAAAATCAGTTTAATTCTTTTCGTGTAATACAGTATAATTGCGTCTGTTCTCTTGTGGTAGCTATCCCCTGCTGCGCCATGTGCTCTGTTTGGTTCTAGCAGCACAAATTTTTactaataattaggggtactaaataaagttagtttacaaaattaattttataactcTTGCACtattttgcgagacgaatctaatgagatctttaaCTGCACGATTAAAGGTTGGTTATTGTAGCATGCATgaaaaggttttacaaataaattttgtttagtacttcatacatgcaagattttttttgtaACACGAGTAGCGCTAGCGAAACAAACAAGCGTCCAAGAGGGACGCAAAAAAAATGAAGATTATCCGGTACGGTGGAAATATTAGCAACCAAACACATAATATTGTATTAGTCAAGCGTTTTCAAATTGAAGCATTCCGAATTCGTCAGACTTTTGCTCTATTGGAAGAATGCAAGGCAACCTTCTAGAGTATTCTCTATATTAAAAATGCAAGTCAATTTTATAGAGTATTCTCtatcagaaaatatttttcatggACTACTCTAAaattagtaataaataaatttagaaattcTTTAGAAGAGGGACACATGTCACCACCCTATGATCCGCCTTGGCCTATAAATAAAGAATCTCGTTCTTGCCATGCCATCAAAAAAAGGATAAGTACTTGGATAGCCACAAAGAGAGAATGTGTTGTGTAATCTTGTGTAATATTATTGTGttgtaataaataaatattagtCTTCTAATTTCTAATTACTTTGTGTATAAGTTGTAATCTATTGTAGGCTGCCTCTGCCACCCGAGATCATAAAAGATTTGGGCTTCATCGTAGGAAAGTTCTGCCTCCCGGAAGTTATctattggtaggctctgccacccAAAAGCGAGAAAGCGGCTCTGCCCGAAAGCGAGAAAGCGGCTCTGCTGTTGAAAGGACCTCTAGAGTAAGTTAGTGTGTCTTAGGTGTAGGTCCTAGTGGGGATTAGGCACACCTTAGTTCTCCGACTGACATCGGGCCCTTCTGGATAGTCATTGCCGCTCACAGCCGTGCCCATCACCTTGGTTCTCCGACTGACATCGGGCCCTCCTGAATAGTCATTGCCGCTCACAGCCGTGCCCATGCCGGTGATGATCCGATTCTATTTCTTATTGACATGCACAAATCAACCATGTAAAGATGAAAGGCCCACCAAGTGATCTCAAATGGCCTCTCTGGTCTAGTAAAGAATCAAACACCTCAAAATTCCAAATCGTACAAAAACAACACAAACTTGGTTGGGATCAAACAAAAAGACATCAACCACATGTTAAAAGGCACGAAGCATATTtaacaatcattttcaaattcATATTCTGAATAGCATGTGTCCAATCAATTTGTACTTCTAGTCATATGAAACCACAGCAAAACTTCAGCTCTTCCAGACGAATGGCAGACACAAGCGGCCACAATGGCCAAGTAGCCACAACTCTACACACTCACAGCAGTTCCAAGTTGTCTTGCTACATGTGTGATTTAAGAACATTTGCAAAGTTTCAGAGCATCTTCTTCCAACATGACATTTACTTCTACAGGCACACAAATAAGGAGGGTCAAGAGATGGTAGGGAATTGGACATATGCTATATTTAAATAATAGAATGTAAACATCGTGGATGAACCGACCGACCTTTGCTTTGTGCAAGGTAGCTGATCAGATCTTCAAAACTCTCCTCCAGACAAGCTACAGCTTCTATGACCTCAAACTGACACCACTACAAAACAAGGGCCAAGCTGGATTACTGCATGCTCCGAAGACCACTATAATGATTGCAGTAGTGtgtttaaataaaaataaaaagatcacCTAGTCAGATAAATCACCTAAGCAGAGAACAGAGAACTATAGCACACATGGAAGAGTTAACCACTAGTCCAGTTCGAATAAATTTTGCTGAACCCAGATCTAAGTCAAACCTCTAATATTTGGCAGCCAGTTTGGTTCCGGTTTCAAACAAACTGGTTTGAACAGTTACCAGCTACCACAGTAAAAATGAAACAGCATTAAGATTTCATACGACAGGGACTACAAAGATACTTAACTAAGGGAAAACATGATTGAAAAAAAGCGTATATTATATTTCGAACTAAAGTATGAATTAATCCAAAAGGAGGGTATATATGATCAAAGTGGAAATTCATTTAGGACTGTTGACCTTATACTCAAATTTTTCATTCCTTGTAGTTTCTGGTGTTTTGGAGGTTTTTTAGCTATTGGCTGTTTTCAGCACAGTTGGTGGTCCTGAACTTTCGAATCTGTGCCATATTTTGGCAGTTAAAACTCTGTGCTGTAAACGCTCAACTGAGCTTCATTTTCTTAATGGAAAATGGGGCGGGGCTTTTAGCCTGTCGTTCTAAAAAAGATCTTATACTCAAATTAGGAATAACAACACCTAACAAATACAATTTAAATATATAACTCAGTTAATACTAGTTCAGCAAGTAGGTGCTCACAACACATGGAGAGTAGAACAAGAACACAGTTGATTTATCCCCCTAATAAATTGACATGAtctaaaataaatttgaaaaataacaaaatgaaaaaaaggagtaTCCAGCTGACCTGCACATAGTCATCAGCATGGCCAATGTGTTTTTCATCAAACCTCCTGTAACTTTGAGCTGTTTCAAGTTCTCCATTTAATGTTTCCCGCTGTCATGTTGCAAACTGCATCAAAGAAATGCAGCCATTATGATGAAAATGCTTAGAAAATACATAACATGGGCAGCAACTATTTTGAGTTCAAAAAAATGGAAGAGCTTTAGAGTTCAAGAAAGAAAAAGTTTGCTAATTTCAGTTTTACTTTTACAAATCCTTGAAAAAGTGAAAAAGGAATGCATAGTGCTGGATAATGTGATTTTATtagagtactccctccatactagAAAAGAATGTCGTTGTGGACAAAGTTTGGGTCAAACAttgagaatataaatcatgaataacttttaagttgttgagtttcaaaatacaaaaaaCATATGAATAAATTTGTCTTGAAAAacactttcataaaaatataaatatatcactttatgataaatatttttataaaaataagaagtcaaagttatattttggagaccgtgtcgctgtccaaaacgacattcttttcaagtatggagggagtattagaTAGCACATATGACCACCAAATTTCTCATTCTTtaagcatagcatcaacctGAATGTAGCAAAATGGATTCACACAACCATCTAAACTCTAAATCACAAGTTTCTGTGTAAACATTATCAAAAGCTGAACTAAATTCAGCAAACTCTAATAAAATTGTATAACAAAAAGAGGGAGGAATATGAGTGGGAAGTGGGAACTCATGCAGTGAGGTAAATTGTATAACAAAAAGAGGGAGGAATATGAGTGGGAAGTGGGAACTCATGCAGTGAGGTTGCTATAGTTACCTACCAGATTCATCTGCTACTTTTATTACCTTCAAGGAGCCTTTAGTCAAATAATGATTCATTTGGAAATTTTGATTGCACTTCATTAGGATCCCCGTCTATACATTGCTAGCCTTGTGAATACTAATGTCGAAGCTACAAATATATGATAATCTGTCTGCAAGTCAAGTCAACAGTTTGTACTCCTATCTCAAATTTTTCACTGTGAACAACTTTTAAGACATTAAATAAAACATGAAGACTATAACATGCATAAAAAGAATGTCTAACCTTCTCAATTAGCATCGGCAGGTTACTCCCTCCATTGGGCCTGACAGAAGGATAAGCTTTCTCACCTTAAAAACAAATTGCTTTATGTATACTTAAATCATATAAATAAGGGTAAAAGGGGCTTCCGATGTTTCATAGAAATTGTTTGTTACATCAAAATCAGAAGAAACTAATTCTATATGGAGGAACAAaatatctctctctttttttgaatTTCGAAATAAAGGTTCTTGTCTTGTGGGAAATGATGGACATATACCAGCATTTCAGCCATTCAATTAAACTTCACGGAGATACATCCTCTCCGAAAGGAGAATAGCAGCAAGCAGCTACCGAGGAAGGGAGGCAGTGGCGGACCTAGGTTTTAAATATAGGGTATGCCGTGCTAAAATTTTCACATACAAAATGGTATAATACATTTTCTAATTCAGTAAATGACATTAAAAATTGACCAAGCATTCGGGATACAAGAAATAACAGTCTTTAATTCAACAATTAAAAGTAGTCCAAAGAAGATTACAATACTACTTGTGGTTGTCCTTGTCCTTGTCCGGCCTACGATGTCTAATGGACATGAAAGTCTCTATTATATCAGCTTCATCCACTTCAAAGAAAATATCCCGCTCAATGAATGTGACAAGACAATCATCCAAAACACTATCACCAATCTTATTCCTCTTCTTGGTTTTGACAGTGTTCAAAGCTGAAAATACCCTTTCAACGGAGGCCGTCGCCACAGGTAGAAGCAATACCAATTTAAGAAGCAAGTAAACCATATCATAAAATGTATGCATATTTGTCTCAACAAGCTTAACTGAGAGGTCAACAAGACTGTGTATGTCTTTGAACCTATCATCTCCTCTTATGACATCAATGTAGTTTTCAGGTTGCAACTCAAGTTTTAGCAAGTCAGAGCCGAATATGTCATGAGGGTAGAACTCAGCTAGTCTACGTATCTTCTGTGCATCAAATGAAGCATATGAGATTGAAGGATTGAAGGCCGACATACAAGAAAGTAACTCCATATTTATCTCATCAAATCGATAATCAAGTTCTTGACTGATTTGATCAATGACACCAATATATACTTCTCTTATAAAGTGATCATCATTTGTTTGATTTCGGGCATACCGTGCTGATTTTCCATAAGGCACATAATTATCCTCCATAGCAGGAACCTCGAAACCATGTTTTGTGCAAAATAAAGTGACCCTTTCAAGAAATTTATCCCAACCATCAGACCTCAATTGCTGCATTCTTCTCTTTGCCACATTAACAAGTGTGATAGCATTAAGAATATCTTGATCTCTTCTTTGCAAACACTCGGATAATTCATTTGTATATCCAAGAATAACATACATTAAGTGTGCAACGAAAACAAACTCAAAGGACTCAAATGCTCCAACCATAAAATGTATTTTTGTCCAATCAGCCCTATGTAATGTATCATCTCCAAGAGTGATGAGTACCTCATGAATTGAAGGATACATAGCAATGATGTTGCATATAGTTTTGTAATAAGAGCCCCAGCGAGTGTCACAAGGTCTTGGCAACCCCATTTCTTGATTTAATCCACTTCCAATTTCAATTTCACCACAATCAAGTGTTTTTGTGATTTGCTCAAGTCTAGCATTTCGAAGCATGCCATGTCGCTTACAAGAAACTCCAACAATATTCAGCAAGATAGATATTTGATTGAAGAAACCTTGGCAATCAGTATTGCCCTTGGCAACAGCAACAAGAACtagttggagttgatgtgcaAAATAATGGATATAATAAGCTGAAGGTGACTCTTGCATGATTAATATTTTTAGCCCTCTGACCCCTCCTTTCATGTTGCTAGCCCCATCATAACCTTGGCCACGGATTTGAGTCATAGTCAAGCCATGAGTAACAAGTAAAGCTTCAATTGCATTCTTTAGTGATAAAGAGCTGGTATCATCTACATGAACAACTCCAATAAAGTGCTCACATGGCCTTCCCAATTTATCAACATATCGCAAACAAAGAGCTAGTTGTTCTCTATGTGATATGTCACTAGACTCATCAGCTAAAATGGCATAGGGCTCATCACCAATTTCTTCAATTATTTTCTTTCTAGTTTCTATGGCACAACAGTGAATAACCTGCTTTTGTATCTTTGGGCTGATTAAGGAGCAATTACCTGGAGCATTCTTCAAAACATACTTGTCCACTTCTTCACTATTTGCTGCAAGAAATTTCAAAAGCTCAATGAAGTTTCCTCTGTTGCTAGACTCTTCGCTTTCATCATGTCCCCGGAATGCCAATCCTTGATGCAAAAGAAACTTCAAACATCTAAGTGTATACTTCAATCTGACCTTATAAAGGCGACGATCCTCATCACTCCACTTCTCAATTTTATTATCAATTTGTGCACCAGGATCCATAAAGCCAATGAGTTTCTCTTGAGCTGCCTTGTGTGCTTTAGAATCCATATGTTTAAGAAGTGTCTGCTCTCCCATATTCCAATTTCTCCAACCTTTCACAGTAAATGCATTTGTCCCCTTCCCCTTGCTTTTTTTGTCTTTGAACAAGTAGCAATAAAAACAAAACACAGAATCTTCCTTGATACTATATTCAACCCAATTGTGTTTGAATAACCATACAGGAGAGCATGAACGATATCTATCtccaatttttctttttggaaatTGATGTGCAATAGGTTTGAATGGACCTCTAAGAACATATAATCTTCTAACTGCATCTTGATCATTAACATGATAACTTGTAATGGACAGCCTTAAACCTGGATCATGAGGAAGACGATTGATATCATAAGCCGGTTCCTCTTGTTCTTGATGTTTCTCTTCCACCATATTTGCAGCCGGTCCCTCTTGTTCTTGATTTTCCTCTTCCACCACATTGCAGCCGGTGCCTCTTCTTCTCGATTTTCCTCTTCCACCACATTTGCAGCCGGAGCAGGTGAAGGAGATGAAGCTGCAGCAAGCTTCTTTGCGGCATGTCTCTgaaaaagtgatacaatattcCCATTCCTCTTCATGGTCCATAAATTCTACAGAAATAAATATACAATGCATCAGCAAGACAGCAATCAAACCAAATCCTTGATTCCTGTGTGATCCAGAAATTCTGCAGGCTAGGGTTTGCAATTTGCATACCTTAGAAATTTAGAACTCGATCTGCGCTGAGCAGCTGAGACCGAGCTGCCAAGGAGGAAATGCCGGATGGGAGCGGCCGAGGCGCTGAGCAGTGCAGGCCGC from Panicum virgatum strain AP13 chromosome 7N, P.virgatum_v5, whole genome shotgun sequence includes the following:
- the LOC120681228 gene encoding mitochondrial import inner membrane translocase subunit TIM17-3-like, which translates into the protein MSVWGAESETGTAIYDTYLHPVYGVIGFVGELFLWGGAGGAAFHFARGLRAAPSGAACANAPRVTGTFAAYCAAFSAVETAVSRARGSEGLWCSGGAAVWGLRGMRRGGAPAAAGGALLGAAVPLALYVIDHAGMVWQSRRADADSVLLQKRMMARGQPTPVAIAASRTGSSHRRGAHI
- the LOC120681229 gene encoding uncharacterized protein LOC120681229 yields the protein MEDNYVPYGKSARYARNQTNDDHFIREVYIGVIDQISQELDYRFDEINMELLSCMSAFNPSISYASFDAQKIRRLAEFYPHDIFGSDLLKLELQPENYIDVIRGDDRFKDIHSLVDLSVKLVETNMHTFYDMVYLLLKLVLLLPVATASVERVFSALNTVKTKKRNKIGDSVLDDCLVTFIERDIFFEVDEADIIETFMSIRHRRPDKDKDNHK